GTGTTGTAAAAACAATGGGGAGGGCGGTGAGTTAAGCGAGATCACCGCAAATCGATAATGCACGCAGAGCTGAGAACGAGAGAAGCCCTTGGGCCGTTAGGTCCGGTCGAAGAGAAAAATGCCCCGGACGTGTTGTACACGGCGGGGGATACGTCGCTTCTGACCGAAGGCTCGCGCGTGGCGATTGTCGGCTCCCGCAAAGCAACCCCGGACGGCATCAAGCGTGCGAAGGCAGTCACACGGGCTTTGGTTCAGCAAGGCATCATCGTGGTGAGCGGCCTGGCCGAAGGGATCGACGCGGTGGCGCACCGCACGGCTATTGAAGAGGGTGGGCGCACCATTGCCGTGCTCGGCACGCCGCTCTCAAAAGCATATCCGGCCAAGAACGCGGGCCTTCTCGAAGAGATCAAGCGCGACCACCTGGCGATTTCACAGTTTCCGGAAGGTTATCCAGGCCGGGGTGAGAACTTTCCGCGCCGCAACCGGACGATGGCGCTCATCTGCGATGCGACGATCGTGATCGAGGCGAGCGAGAAGAGCGGAACGCGCCACCAGGGTTGGGAAGCGATCCGGCTCGGCCGCGACCTCTACCTTCTTGAGAATGTTGCCACCAATCCGAACCTGACCTGGCCGAAGCAACTCATCGAGTACGGTGCACAAATCCTGCGCCGCGAAGACCTACCGGATATCCTGCTCGATATCCCGAACTACACAGCCGGGGGTGTGCGTGCCTTTGAGCTATGAGTACGGCACATTCGCCAACTACTCCCCACGCGGCAGCTCGGAACTAGCGGTAAAGTCACGAAAGGCATGCGGTGCGATAAAGGCGGGCAGGGTCGATGTTATCGGCTCGGCCGTCCCGCACCTCCAAGACGCCAAGGCAGACATCCTGCGCCCATTCCTCGGTCCTGATGTGACCCTTGTGCCGGTGCCACGCTCTGCACCGCTTCCTGAGGGCGCTCTTTGGCCTGCGAAGGTCATCTGTGACGTGCTCCACGGGCAGGGTTTCGGCCAGGAAGTACAACCCTACCTGAGAAGAACTAGGGCCGTACCACGCTCATCAAACTCACTGGCGGCGGAGAGGCCACTCGTGCCGGTGCATATGGAGAGTATCGAGGCTGAACGGCCGTTTTTCGTTCCTGACAAGATCACGATCGTGGATGATGTGCTGACCATGGGCCGGACGAGCTTTGCATGCGCAGAGCTCCTGCGCGAAGTTTGTCCAAACACGGAAATCCGCATCTTCGCGATGATCCGCACACAGGGCCTTCAAAACGACATCGAGAAGATCGTCGATCCGGCCACAGGGATCATTGTGGGCTATCCATCCGGCAAGACACATCGCGACCCGTAAATGCACAAATGTGGGTTTGTGCAAAATTTCCCGTTTTCACCGGGTTCGAATATGGAACGCTTTACAAGTAATAATTGAGGGAACAAATAATTGAACATACAAGGTTTTCTGACAGAGGTTTCCTCGATTTACCAAACCGGCGCGGCAACGGAACACTCGTACCGTAGCGCACTCCAAAACCTTCTGTCATCGGTTGCCGAGGATATTACGGCCCTGAATGAACCAAAGCGGGTGAAGTGCGGCGCGCCTGATTTCATCGTTTCACAGGGCGATATCGTCATCGGCCATGTTGAGGCCAAAGATATTGATATCGGGATTCGCGGTCTGAAAGGGAGCAACAAGGACCAGCAAGAACGCTATCGGGCCGCTCTGCCGAACCTCATCTACACCAACTGCCTTGAATGGGATTTCTACAGGGACAGCGAGCTTATCGCGTCTGTGCGGATTGCCGATTTTGTCATGGGTGTGCAGCCGCGCCCGCAAGAGTTTGACGCCCTCGAAAACCTGCTGCGCGATTTCATCGCCCAGAGGCCCCAGACCATCACCAGCCCGCGCGAGCTGGCCGAGCGCATGGCAGGTAAGGCCAATCTGATTAAGGACGTGTTGTTCCGCACCTTGGCCGAGGACAAGGACGTTCAGACCGAACTTTCTGCCCAGTACAACGCCTTCAAGGAAAACCTCATCCACGATATCACGGCGAACGATTTCGCGGATATCTACGCCGAAACCATCGCCTACGGCTTGTTTGCCGCCCGCCTGCACGACACGACACTGGATACGTTCAGCCGCCAAGAGGCGCTTGAGCTTCTGCCGAAGTCCAACCCGTTCCTGCGAAGCCTGTTCACCTACGTTGCGGGCTATGACCTCGACGACCGCATCGCGTGGATTATCGACGACCTTGCCCGCGTGTTCCGCGCCTGTGACGTGGCCAAGCTCATGGAAGGGTT
The sequence above is a segment of the Paracoccus sediminicola genome. Coding sequences within it:
- a CDS encoding DNA-processing protein DprA; amino-acid sequence: MHAELRTREALGPLGPVEEKNAPDVLYTAGDTSLLTEGSRVAIVGSRKATPDGIKRAKAVTRALVQQGIIVVSGLAEGIDAVAHRTAIEEGGRTIAVLGTPLSKAYPAKNAGLLEEIKRDHLAISQFPEGYPGRGENFPRRNRTMALICDATIVIEASEKSGTRHQGWEAIRLGRDLYLLENVATNPNLTWPKQLIEYGAQILRREDLPDILLDIPNYTAGGVRAFEL